A part of Rhinatrema bivittatum chromosome 16, aRhiBiv1.1, whole genome shotgun sequence genomic DNA contains:
- the TRIP6 gene encoding thyroid receptor-interacting protein 6 isoform X4: MFPCPCPPSTSHSARSPDPRPQRPSSLDTEIDALTSLLAHMESTGPPRRVDRQNFDSIAYSAASPSGPVLRAPTAYKPGPPSNSAPYGATSKAPGYAPQEWYGGPPQRMPQKSYPQPTPAPYATASTPAGSSLNIQVQVAQPVPSYTQPHRRVEQAHGPRAPSRPSYGEQSWYQPLQYPGRPDPTLGTGYGLHGVRRAEPPLYGSGAKPSGTQYQPGSGKTSKEEQGQLRATPEGLVGYQPQGSLTRPEEELDRLTKKLVYDMNHPPAGEYFGRCSRCGENVVGDGTGCIAMEQVFHVECFTCIACRGRLRGQPFYCIDKKSYCEACYIVTLEKCSLCSKPILDRILRAVGKTYHPECFVCVVCRRCLDGVPFTVDATSQIHCIEDFHLKFAPRCSVCGNAIMPEPGQEETVRIVALDRSFHINCYKCEECGLILSSEGEGRGCYPLDGHILCKSCSACRIQELSSKITTDC, from the exons GCCCGGTCTCCAGACCCCAGGCCTCAGCGCCCCTCCAGCCTGGACACGGAGATTGATGCACTGACCAGCCTGCTGGCCCACATGGAGAGCACTGGGCCTCCACGCCGGGTGGACAGACAG AACTTTGACAGCATTGCATATTCAGCAGCCTCGCCCTCCGGACCTGTTCTTAGAGCACCGACCGCCTACAAACCAGGCCCTCCCTCGAACTCTGCTCCTTACGGTGCCACGTCGAAGGCACCCGGTTACGCCCCCCAGGAGTGGTACGGTGGTCCTCCCCAGCGTATGCCCCAGAAGTCCTACCCGCAGCCCACCCCGGCACCGTATGCCACCGCCTCCACTCCTGCCGGCTCCTCGCTCAACATCCAGGTGCAGGTGGCGCAGCCTGTGCCAAGCTACACGCAGCCGCACCGCCGAGTGGAGCAAGCTCACGGGCCCCGCGCCCCGTCACGGCCGTCGTATGGGGAGCAGAGCTGGTACCAGCCCCTTCAGTACCCTGGCAGACCGGACCCCACCCTAGGCACGGGGTATGGGCTTCATGGCGTCAGGAGAGCAGAGCCGCCACTGTACGGTTCTGGAGCCAAGCCCTCGGGGACCCAGTACCAGCCAGGGAGCGGGAAGACCAGCAAGGAAGAGCAGGGCCAGCTTCGGGCAACCCCTGAAGGCCTTGTTGGCTATCAACCACAG GGCTCCCTGACCAGGCcggaggaagagctggacagactGACAAAAAAACTCGTTTATGACATGAACCACCCTCCTGCTGGCGAATACTTCG GCCGCTGCTCGCGCTGCGGCGAGAACGTGGTGGGGGACGGCACCGGCTGCATCGCCATGGAGCAGGTGTTCCACGTGGAATGCTTCACCTGCATCGCCTGCCGGGGCCGCCTGCGGGGTCAGCCCTTCTACTGCATTGACAAGAAGTCCTACTGCGAGGCCTGCTACATC GTCACCCTGGAGAAGTGCAGCCTCTGTTCCAAGCCCATTCTGGACCGGATCCTTCGAGCTGTGGGGAAGACCTACCACCCGGAGTGCTTTGTCTGCGTGGTGTGTCGGCGCTGCCTGGACGGTGTACCCTTTACCGTGGACGCAACCAGCCAGATCCACTGCATTGAAGACTTCCACTT GAAGTTTGCCCCTCGGTGCTCTGTGTGTGGGAATGCCATCATGCCAGAGCCAGGGCAGGAGGAGACTGTGAGGATCGTGGCTCTGGACCGCAGCTTCCACATTAACTGTTACAAGTGTGAG GAGTGTGGGCTGATACTGTCCTCAGAGGGTGAAGGCCGGGGCTGTTACCCCCTGGATGGTCACATCTTGTGCAAGAGCTGTAGCGCCTGCAGGATCCAGGAACTCTCTTCGAAGATCACTACTGACTGTTAG
- the TRIP6 gene encoding thyroid receptor-interacting protein 6 isoform X7: MPQKSYPQPTPAPYATASTPAGSSLNIQVQVAQPVPSYTQPHRRVEQAHGPRAPSRPSYGEQSWYQPLQYPGRPDPTLGTGYGLHGVRRAEPPLYGSGAKPSGTQYQPGSGKTSKEEQGQLRATPEGLVGYQPQGSLTRPEEELDRLTKKLVYDMNHPPAGEYFGRCSRCGENVVGDGTGCIAMEQVFHVECFTCIACRGRLRGQPFYCIDKKSYCEACYIVTLEKCSLCSKPILDRILRAVGKTYHPECFVCVVCRRCLDGVPFTVDATSQIHCIEDFHLKFAPRCSVCGNAIMPEPGQEETVRIVALDRSFHINCYKCEECGLILSSEGEGRGCYPLDGHILCKSCSACRIQELSSKITTDC; this comes from the exons ATGCCCCAGAAGTCCTACCCGCAGCCCACCCCGGCACCGTATGCCACCGCCTCCACTCCTGCCGGCTCCTCGCTCAACATCCAGGTGCAGGTGGCGCAGCCTGTGCCAAGCTACACGCAGCCGCACCGCCGAGTGGAGCAAGCTCACGGGCCCCGCGCCCCGTCACGGCCGTCGTATGGGGAGCAGAGCTGGTACCAGCCCCTTCAGTACCCTGGCAGACCGGACCCCACCCTAGGCACGGGGTATGGGCTTCATGGCGTCAGGAGAGCAGAGCCGCCACTGTACGGTTCTGGAGCCAAGCCCTCGGGGACCCAGTACCAGCCAGGGAGCGGGAAGACCAGCAAGGAAGAGCAGGGCCAGCTTCGGGCAACCCCTGAAGGCCTTGTTGGCTATCAACCACAG GGCTCCCTGACCAGGCcggaggaagagctggacagactGACAAAAAAACTCGTTTATGACATGAACCACCCTCCTGCTGGCGAATACTTCG GCCGCTGCTCGCGCTGCGGCGAGAACGTGGTGGGGGACGGCACCGGCTGCATCGCCATGGAGCAGGTGTTCCACGTGGAATGCTTCACCTGCATCGCCTGCCGGGGCCGCCTGCGGGGTCAGCCCTTCTACTGCATTGACAAGAAGTCCTACTGCGAGGCCTGCTACATC GTCACCCTGGAGAAGTGCAGCCTCTGTTCCAAGCCCATTCTGGACCGGATCCTTCGAGCTGTGGGGAAGACCTACCACCCGGAGTGCTTTGTCTGCGTGGTGTGTCGGCGCTGCCTGGACGGTGTACCCTTTACCGTGGACGCAACCAGCCAGATCCACTGCATTGAAGACTTCCACTT GAAGTTTGCCCCTCGGTGCTCTGTGTGTGGGAATGCCATCATGCCAGAGCCAGGGCAGGAGGAGACTGTGAGGATCGTGGCTCTGGACCGCAGCTTCCACATTAACTGTTACAAGTGTGAG GAGTGTGGGCTGATACTGTCCTCAGAGGGTGAAGGCCGGGGCTGTTACCCCCTGGATGGTCACATCTTGTGCAAGAGCTGTAGCGCCTGCAGGATCCAGGAACTCTCTTCGAAGATCACTACTGACTGTTAG
- the TRIP6 gene encoding thyroid receptor-interacting protein 6 isoform X5 → MFPCPCPPSTSHSNFDSIAYSAASPSGPVLRAPTAYKPGPPSNSAPYGATSKAPGYAPQEWYGGPPQRMPQKSYPQPTPAPYATASTPAGSSLNIQVQVAQPVPSYTQPHRRVEQAHGPRAPSRPSYGEQSWYQPLQYPGRPDPTLGTGYGLHGVRRAEPPLYGSGAKPSGTQYQPGSGKTSKEEQGQLRATPEGLVGYQPQGSLTRPEEELDRLTKKLVYDMNHPPAGEYFGRCSRCGENVVGDGTGCIAMEQVFHVECFTCIACRGRLRGQPFYCIDKKSYCEACYIVTLEKCSLCSKPILDRILRAVGKTYHPECFVCVVCRRCLDGVPFTVDATSQIHCIEDFHLKFAPRCSVCGNAIMPEPGQEETVRIVALDRSFHINCYKCEECGLILSSEGEGRGCYPLDGHILCKSCSACRIQELSSKITTDC, encoded by the exons AACTTTGACAGCATTGCATATTCAGCAGCCTCGCCCTCCGGACCTGTTCTTAGAGCACCGACCGCCTACAAACCAGGCCCTCCCTCGAACTCTGCTCCTTACGGTGCCACGTCGAAGGCACCCGGTTACGCCCCCCAGGAGTGGTACGGTGGTCCTCCCCAGCGTATGCCCCAGAAGTCCTACCCGCAGCCCACCCCGGCACCGTATGCCACCGCCTCCACTCCTGCCGGCTCCTCGCTCAACATCCAGGTGCAGGTGGCGCAGCCTGTGCCAAGCTACACGCAGCCGCACCGCCGAGTGGAGCAAGCTCACGGGCCCCGCGCCCCGTCACGGCCGTCGTATGGGGAGCAGAGCTGGTACCAGCCCCTTCAGTACCCTGGCAGACCGGACCCCACCCTAGGCACGGGGTATGGGCTTCATGGCGTCAGGAGAGCAGAGCCGCCACTGTACGGTTCTGGAGCCAAGCCCTCGGGGACCCAGTACCAGCCAGGGAGCGGGAAGACCAGCAAGGAAGAGCAGGGCCAGCTTCGGGCAACCCCTGAAGGCCTTGTTGGCTATCAACCACAG GGCTCCCTGACCAGGCcggaggaagagctggacagactGACAAAAAAACTCGTTTATGACATGAACCACCCTCCTGCTGGCGAATACTTCG GCCGCTGCTCGCGCTGCGGCGAGAACGTGGTGGGGGACGGCACCGGCTGCATCGCCATGGAGCAGGTGTTCCACGTGGAATGCTTCACCTGCATCGCCTGCCGGGGCCGCCTGCGGGGTCAGCCCTTCTACTGCATTGACAAGAAGTCCTACTGCGAGGCCTGCTACATC GTCACCCTGGAGAAGTGCAGCCTCTGTTCCAAGCCCATTCTGGACCGGATCCTTCGAGCTGTGGGGAAGACCTACCACCCGGAGTGCTTTGTCTGCGTGGTGTGTCGGCGCTGCCTGGACGGTGTACCCTTTACCGTGGACGCAACCAGCCAGATCCACTGCATTGAAGACTTCCACTT GAAGTTTGCCCCTCGGTGCTCTGTGTGTGGGAATGCCATCATGCCAGAGCCAGGGCAGGAGGAGACTGTGAGGATCGTGGCTCTGGACCGCAGCTTCCACATTAACTGTTACAAGTGTGAG GAGTGTGGGCTGATACTGTCCTCAGAGGGTGAAGGCCGGGGCTGTTACCCCCTGGATGGTCACATCTTGTGCAAGAGCTGTAGCGCCTGCAGGATCCAGGAACTCTCTTCGAAGATCACTACTGACTGTTAG
- the TRIP6 gene encoding thyroid receptor-interacting protein 6 isoform X6, with product MESTGPPRRVDRQNFDSIAYSAASPSGPVLRAPTAYKPGPPSNSAPYGATSKAPGYAPQEWYGGPPQRMPQKSYPQPTPAPYATASTPAGSSLNIQVQVAQPVPSYTQPHRRVEQAHGPRAPSRPSYGEQSWYQPLQYPGRPDPTLGTGYGLHGVRRAEPPLYGSGAKPSGTQYQPGSGKTSKEEQGQLRATPEGLVGYQPQGSLTRPEEELDRLTKKLVYDMNHPPAGEYFGRCSRCGENVVGDGTGCIAMEQVFHVECFTCIACRGRLRGQPFYCIDKKSYCEACYIVTLEKCSLCSKPILDRILRAVGKTYHPECFVCVVCRRCLDGVPFTVDATSQIHCIEDFHLKFAPRCSVCGNAIMPEPGQEETVRIVALDRSFHINCYKCEECGLILSSEGEGRGCYPLDGHILCKSCSACRIQELSSKITTDC from the exons ATGGAGAGCACTGGGCCTCCACGCCGGGTGGACAGACAG AACTTTGACAGCATTGCATATTCAGCAGCCTCGCCCTCCGGACCTGTTCTTAGAGCACCGACCGCCTACAAACCAGGCCCTCCCTCGAACTCTGCTCCTTACGGTGCCACGTCGAAGGCACCCGGTTACGCCCCCCAGGAGTGGTACGGTGGTCCTCCCCAGCGTATGCCCCAGAAGTCCTACCCGCAGCCCACCCCGGCACCGTATGCCACCGCCTCCACTCCTGCCGGCTCCTCGCTCAACATCCAGGTGCAGGTGGCGCAGCCTGTGCCAAGCTACACGCAGCCGCACCGCCGAGTGGAGCAAGCTCACGGGCCCCGCGCCCCGTCACGGCCGTCGTATGGGGAGCAGAGCTGGTACCAGCCCCTTCAGTACCCTGGCAGACCGGACCCCACCCTAGGCACGGGGTATGGGCTTCATGGCGTCAGGAGAGCAGAGCCGCCACTGTACGGTTCTGGAGCCAAGCCCTCGGGGACCCAGTACCAGCCAGGGAGCGGGAAGACCAGCAAGGAAGAGCAGGGCCAGCTTCGGGCAACCCCTGAAGGCCTTGTTGGCTATCAACCACAG GGCTCCCTGACCAGGCcggaggaagagctggacagactGACAAAAAAACTCGTTTATGACATGAACCACCCTCCTGCTGGCGAATACTTCG GCCGCTGCTCGCGCTGCGGCGAGAACGTGGTGGGGGACGGCACCGGCTGCATCGCCATGGAGCAGGTGTTCCACGTGGAATGCTTCACCTGCATCGCCTGCCGGGGCCGCCTGCGGGGTCAGCCCTTCTACTGCATTGACAAGAAGTCCTACTGCGAGGCCTGCTACATC GTCACCCTGGAGAAGTGCAGCCTCTGTTCCAAGCCCATTCTGGACCGGATCCTTCGAGCTGTGGGGAAGACCTACCACCCGGAGTGCTTTGTCTGCGTGGTGTGTCGGCGCTGCCTGGACGGTGTACCCTTTACCGTGGACGCAACCAGCCAGATCCACTGCATTGAAGACTTCCACTT GAAGTTTGCCCCTCGGTGCTCTGTGTGTGGGAATGCCATCATGCCAGAGCCAGGGCAGGAGGAGACTGTGAGGATCGTGGCTCTGGACCGCAGCTTCCACATTAACTGTTACAAGTGTGAG GAGTGTGGGCTGATACTGTCCTCAGAGGGTGAAGGCCGGGGCTGTTACCCCCTGGATGGTCACATCTTGTGCAAGAGCTGTAGCGCCTGCAGGATCCAGGAACTCTCTTCGAAGATCACTACTGACTGTTAG